One Sulfurimonas sp. DNA segment encodes these proteins:
- a CDS encoding P-II family nitrogen regulator: MKRVEAVVKPFKLEDVKDALAEIGITGITVSDVKGYGRQKGHSELYRGAEYVVDFLPKNKIEVIVDDKDVDQVTSTIVEAARTGKIGDGKIFVSDIDKIIRIRTGETGSEAI, encoded by the coding sequence ATGAAAAGAGTAGAAGCGGTTGTAAAACCATTTAAATTAGAAGATGTAAAAGATGCACTTGCAGAGATCGGTATTACTGGTATCACTGTAAGTGATGTAAAAGGATACGGTCGTCAAAAAGGTCATTCTGAGCTTTACCGTGGTGCAGAATATGTAGTTGACTTTTTACCGAAAAATAAAATAGAAGTAATCGTTGATGATAAAGATGTAGATCAAGTTACATCTACTATCGTAGAAGCAGCTCGTACTGGTAAAATCGGTGATGGTAAAATATTCGTTAGTGATATAGATAAAATTATCCGTATCCGTACAGGTGAAACTGGTAGCGAAGCTATCTAG